The Candidatus Obscuribacter sp. DNA segment TGTTTGTGACGCAACAAAAAATTGTATAGAAAGACAAAAAAGGTATGAATCGGGTTGGTATGTTCGATTACGTCGGCGATAACTACCTGGTAAGGATTTGCTGCATGCTGTTTGGCTGTTATTTCTTCTAACGCCGCCTTGAGAGCGTTGGCTGCGCTGTGATGTCCGCCGCCGGTGTTTGAAACACAGATCAGAATATTATTGCTCATACTTTACGCTCCATCCGTGAGGATTGAGCGTTTTGACTCTGTCTATGTGCGTCAATAGCCCACAAGTGCATGACTGAGCTATTCACTATAAGGTCCCGAGAGCAGCAAACTATTTGCTGATAGCACAGCATTTAACAATTGACCGTTGCTATCGTCCGCTTAAATAATCGGTGTCGGGCGCCAATTGGTAACAATACTGGCGTTTTGGGAACCAACTGCTGGTCTTACTTGCCTGTACTGATACTAGCCGACCGCTGTTTGGTTAGACAACTTACACGCAGGTACTGTCCTTAATGCTCAAATTTGTCAACTTGTTACTTGCTTCGCTTTTTATGGTGTTGACTTGTTATGTCGGCTACAACTACGTCATAGACAAGCACCTGTCTTTAGAGTCAAAGAAGTGGCCTCAGTCTGTGGCCACTATACAGTCGTCTCAAATCCGTATCGCACAGCGCGGAGGCAATGTTGCCTTGTACGTGCCCAATGTCACCTATCAATTTAGGGTCAACGAGAACTTGTATGGTGGCAGTAATGTTAGTTATCCCAATCCTCGTGATATCGATCAGGATGTCGCCGACCTGTATACAAAAAAATATCAAAAAGGTCTTAGAGTATACGTTTCATACAATCCGCTTAAACCCTCCGAAAACTGCATTGAGCCCGGGGAGAGTTCTACACTCAACCACGAGTTATATTGGGCTCTGGGATTTTTTGCAGCTGCTATGTTGATACTGTTTTTGAATAAAGAACACTTTTCTACAACTTAGCGAATATAAAAACGAGTGTGCACACCACCGAGCAAAAGAGCGTCAGCGCAATCGAAAACGCTGTGCCCAGGCTAAAAGCCACTGGAGCGTAGTCCTTTACTTTTATGCCAAACCACTGTCTGGCAACTGTTTCAGATATAGCGCCAGCGGTGTAGCAGACATTTGCCATAAAGGCATAGAACAATACGCCGAAGGTGATAAATCCTAATGACTCGTGCGCTAGTAGCAATAAAAACACACCAGGTAGTCCGCACATGCCGACAACGATGTTATAGATAACGCGTCTTGTTTCCCACCAGAGCAAAATGGATAGCATGTTGCGCGGCTCAGCAGGTGTTGTTACCAGCGGACCAAATAGTTTGAGGCTTTTGGCTTTGCCTTTGGCCTTAGAGACAAATTCCAAATTGGAGCAAATTTCATGGATTTGCTCTGGGCTCATTTCTTCCAGGCGCTTGATAAATTCGTCAGCTTCCAGGGCAAATACAGCTTCAGCATTGACTGCTTCGGGCTTGGCCGACTCTGGCTTTAGGACTTCGGTCTTCACCAATTCAGACTTTACCAATTCAGACTTCATCAATTCAGGCTTTACCAATTCTGCCTTTGGCATCGC contains these protein-coding regions:
- a CDS encoding DUF3592 domain-containing protein, which codes for MLKFVNLLLASLFMVLTCYVGYNYVIDKHLSLESKKWPQSVATIQSSQIRIAQRGGNVALYVPNVTYQFRVNENLYGGSNVSYPNPRDIDQDVADLYTKKYQKGLRVYVSYNPLKPSENCIEPGESSTLNHELYWALGFFAAAMLILFLNKEHFSTT